In Bacteroidales bacterium, the following are encoded in one genomic region:
- the murC gene encoding UDP-N-acetylmuramate--L-alanine ligase — MKDLTTISNIYFLGIGGIGMSALARYFRQTGKNVAGYDRTPTPLTRQLSDEGILIHYEDSVELIPKGFGDPKNTLVILTPAIPRDHSEYNYLKDHGFEIIKRSQMLGLITSGHKTVAVAGTHGKTTVSTMIAWIMSNSKAGCSAFLGGISKNFNGNLVTREKSEWMVTEADEFDRSFLQLHPYAGVITAMDPDHLDIYGNAESMFEAFNSYAGQIDRNGILLMKEGLPLDEKVKPAKSYTYSLSGESDFHATNIRLENRRYTFDLKGPSASITDISLEHPGVVNVENAVAASAVCTLLGVDDNTIRESLARFSGILRRFDYQVKTEDVVYIDDYAHHPREIEATLVSLKELYPDKKITGIFQPHLYTRTRDFAEGFAASLSLLDRLILLDIYPARELPIEGVQSEMIFKDVTIKDKVLCKKEDVISLLERSEIEVLITLGAGDIDKLVDPIRQLLLKRINA; from the coding sequence GTGAAAGACCTGACAACCATATCGAATATTTATTTCCTGGGAATCGGCGGAATTGGCATGAGTGCCCTGGCACGGTATTTCAGGCAAACCGGAAAAAATGTGGCAGGATATGACCGGACACCCACTCCTCTCACCCGCCAACTTTCGGATGAAGGGATTCTGATTCACTATGAAGATTCCGTTGAACTTATTCCAAAGGGTTTTGGTGATCCGAAGAATACTCTTGTCATACTTACACCTGCAATACCCCGGGATCATTCAGAATACAATTACCTGAAAGATCATGGGTTTGAAATTATCAAACGTTCACAGATGCTTGGCCTGATCACATCGGGTCACAAAACTGTGGCTGTTGCAGGAACCCACGGTAAAACGACGGTTTCCACCATGATTGCCTGGATCATGTCGAACAGCAAAGCCGGTTGCAGCGCGTTTCTGGGTGGAATTTCAAAAAACTTCAACGGGAACCTTGTCACCCGTGAAAAAAGCGAATGGATGGTAACCGAGGCCGATGAATTCGACAGGTCGTTTCTTCAGCTTCATCCGTATGCAGGTGTTATCACGGCGATGGATCCTGACCATCTTGATATTTACGGCAATGCCGAATCGATGTTTGAAGCATTTAACAGCTATGCCGGCCAGATCGACAGGAATGGAATCCTGCTGATGAAAGAAGGCCTGCCGCTTGATGAAAAGGTAAAGCCTGCCAAATCATATACCTATTCTCTTTCAGGAGAAAGTGACTTTCATGCAACAAATATCCGGCTTGAGAACCGCCGGTACACCTTTGATCTGAAGGGCCCATCGGCAAGCATTACGGATATTTCACTTGAACATCCGGGTGTAGTGAATGTGGAGAATGCAGTGGCTGCATCAGCAGTATGCACATTGCTCGGCGTGGATGACAATACAATCCGTGAATCGCTGGCCCGTTTTTCAGGCATACTCCGTCGTTTCGATTACCAGGTTAAAACGGAAGACGTTGTTTATATTGACGATTATGCCCATCATCCCCGCGAAATTGAAGCCACGCTGGTTTCACTGAAGGAACTTTATCCTGATAAAAAAATTACAGGAATCTTTCAGCCTCATCTTTACACGAGGACCCGCGATTTTGCCGAAGGATTTGCCGCAAGTCTCAGCCTGCTTGACCGGCTGATATTGCTTGACATTTATCCTGCACGCGAATTGCCGATTGAAGGAGTTCAGTCGGAAATGATCTTTAAGGATGTCACTATAAAGGATAAGGTATTGTGCAAAAAGGAGGATGTCATTTCCCTGCTGGAGCGCTCGGAGATTGAAGTGCTGATTACGCTTGGAGCAGGAGATATCGATAAACTTGTGGATCCGATCAGGCAGCTGCTCTTAAAAAGGATAAACGCATGA
- the murG gene encoding undecaprenyldiphospho-muramoylpentapeptide beta-N-acetylglucosaminyltransferase, which yields MNRRFIISGGGTGGHIFPALAIAGEIKKRDPGASILFVGALGRMEMERVPAAGYPIIGLPVEGFKRKITLKNIAVLYKAVVSVFKASGIIKSFKPDAVIGVGGYASGPMLRAAARKGIPTVIQEQNSYAGVTNRLLAKKARKICVAYLGMEKYFPAEKIILTGNPIREEIVSGKADRKTSCESFGISDSAPVVLILGGSLGARTINESILEGIDALEKENVQVLWQTGKLYIEGIRSTLRNKEMQNIQYFDFISRMDYAYTAADIIISRAGAATISELCLLGKPAILVPSPNVAEDHQTKNAMALVSNNAALMVKDQESKEKLVPAIIDLLHNPGMQQQLGQNCKKMGLSGSSARIVDEIFKQIDKQ from the coding sequence ATGAACCGGAGATTTATAATTAGCGGCGGAGGCACAGGGGGCCATATATTCCCTGCCCTGGCTATTGCCGGTGAGATCAAAAAAAGAGATCCCGGTGCATCCATACTTTTCGTAGGCGCACTCGGAAGAATGGAAATGGAAAGAGTGCCTGCAGCCGGTTACCCGATTATCGGCCTTCCGGTTGAAGGGTTCAAAAGAAAAATCACCCTGAAGAATATTGCTGTTCTGTATAAAGCTGTTGTCAGCGTTTTTAAGGCATCGGGAATCATAAAATCATTTAAGCCGGATGCAGTGATCGGGGTAGGCGGATATGCAAGCGGACCTATGCTTAGGGCTGCCGCCCGCAAGGGAATACCCACAGTTATACAGGAGCAGAACTCATATGCCGGTGTTACCAACAGGCTGCTGGCTAAAAAAGCAAGAAAAATTTGTGTTGCCTATCTAGGAATGGAAAAATATTTTCCTGCCGAAAAAATCATCCTTACAGGGAATCCGATAAGAGAAGAAATTGTATCCGGAAAAGCAGACAGGAAAACATCCTGTGAAAGTTTCGGGATATCTGACTCTGCCCCTGTTGTGCTTATTCTTGGGGGAAGCCTGGGAGCCAGAACTATTAACGAAAGCATTCTGGAAGGAATTGATGCCCTTGAAAAGGAAAATGTACAGGTTCTCTGGCAAACCGGCAAACTGTATATCGAGGGAATCAGAAGTACCTTGAGAAATAAGGAAATGCAAAACATACAGTACTTTGATTTCATAAGCCGGATGGATTATGCCTATACGGCGGCTGACATTATCATTTCAAGAGCAGGCGCGGCAACCATTTCAGAATTATGCCTGCTTGGAAAACCAGCTATATTGGTGCCTTCGCCAAACGTTGCTGAAGATCACCAGACAAAAAATGCCATGGCCCTGGTAAGCAATAATGCGGCTTTGATGGTAAAGGACCAGGAATCAAAAGAAAAGCTTGTACCGGCTATTATCGATTTATTGCATAATCCGGGCATGCAGCAGCAACTGGGACAGAATTGCAAAAAGATGGGCCTTTCAGGCTCATCAGCAAGGATTGTGGATGAAATTTTCAAACAGATTGATAAGCAGTGA
- a CDS encoding putative peptidoglycan glycosyltransferase FtsW, giving the protein MAVALKKYFKGDPVIWAVILLLSIFSLLAVYSSTGSLAYKYQGGNTSYYILKHATILLMGLVITYVTHLIPYKYFSRISQMLLYISIPLLLVTLLYGVTRNQAARWLQLPGIGLTVQTSDIAKLAIVMYTARILSKKQDNIKDFKGAFRPVITPLLLVCALVMPANLSTSMLIFATVFILMFIGRVRISYLLGVVGIIVLLVGSLIAVALSNDWGGRVGTWKNRIENYINPDPEASDNYQVTQSKIALVSGGLVKLRPGKSIQRNFLPHPYSDFIYAIIIEEYGLLGGLFVLILYLYLLFRAAVLARKSPRTFPAFLAIGLAVMITFQALINMGVVVNLLPVTGQPLPMISMGGSSLLFTCIALGIIQSVSRGIKNQQEEGEKLAREQETQKETKQEQYEPEIYN; this is encoded by the coding sequence ATGGCTGTTGCTCTTAAGAAATATTTCAAAGGTGATCCCGTAATCTGGGCTGTAATCCTGCTGCTCTCGATTTTCTCACTGCTTGCAGTTTACAGTTCTACAGGATCGCTGGCTTATAAGTACCAGGGCGGGAATACAAGCTATTATATCCTGAAGCATGCCACCATTCTGCTCATGGGACTTGTCATCACTTATGTAACCCATCTTATACCTTACAAATATTTCTCGAGGATCTCGCAAATGCTGCTTTACATTTCCATCCCGCTGCTCCTCGTAACCTTATTATACGGTGTAACCCGGAACCAGGCAGCACGGTGGCTTCAGTTGCCGGGAATCGGTCTCACGGTTCAGACTTCGGATATAGCCAAGCTGGCGATAGTAATGTATACGGCACGGATCCTTTCAAAAAAGCAGGACAATATAAAAGATTTCAAAGGGGCGTTCAGGCCCGTAATAACCCCGCTGTTGCTGGTTTGTGCGCTTGTAATGCCTGCCAACCTTTCTACATCGATGCTCATTTTTGCCACTGTATTTATTCTTATGTTTATCGGCAGGGTAAGAATATCCTATCTTTTAGGAGTGGTCGGAATAATTGTATTGCTGGTGGGATCTTTAATCGCCGTTGCCCTGTCAAACGACTGGGGCGGACGTGTCGGCACCTGGAAGAACCGCATTGAAAACTACATAAATCCCGATCCTGAGGCAAGCGATAACTACCAGGTTACCCAGTCGAAGATTGCCCTTGTGAGCGGTGGACTGGTTAAGCTGCGCCCGGGGAAAAGCATACAGCGAAATTTTCTTCCTCATCCCTATTCCGATTTTATTTATGCCATTATCATTGAGGAATACGGGCTTCTGGGCGGACTATTCGTACTTATATTGTATTTATACCTCCTTTTCAGGGCGGCAGTGCTGGCCCGAAAGAGCCCAAGAACATTCCCGGCCTTTCTTGCCATAGGCCTGGCTGTAATGATTACATTCCAGGCCCTGATCAATATGGGGGTTGTGGTTAACCTGCTACCGGTAACGGGGCAGCCGCTGCCCATGATCAGCATGGGAGGGTCATCGCTGTTGTTCACCTGCATAGCGCTCGGTATCATCCAGAGTGTAAGCAGGGGAATTAAAAACCAGCAGGAAGAAGGAGAAAAACTGGCCCGGGAACAGGAAACTCAGAAGGAAACAAAACAGGAACAGTATGAACCGGAGATTTATAATTAG
- the murD gene encoding UDP-N-acetylmuramoyl-L-alanine--D-glutamate ligase, with protein sequence MDRRIVILGAGESGTGAAVLAKKQGFDVFVTDSGKIKDVYKEILYNYEIEWEEGKHTERHILNADEVIKSPGISEKSDIVLAIRKKNIRIISEIEFAGRYTQAKKICITGSNGKTTTTTLIHHMLRKAGLNAGLAGNVGKSFAMQVATENYDYYVIELSSFQLDGMFDFKADIAILLNITPDHLDRYDYNLQNYVDSKFRISRNLSEDDFFVYCSDDEITIRELERIVTKARQLGFTLKETRQQGAYIEGDTMKIEVEDDVFEMSLAELALKGKHNTYNSMAAGIAGSVLKIRKPIIRESLMDFAGVEHRLERFIKVHGIEFINDSKATNVNSTWYALESMTTPVVWIAGGTDKGNDYSEILDLVKEKVKALVCLGVDNTKLHKVFDGIIPEITDTASMKDAVQAAYRMGKTGDTVLLSPCCASFDLFENYEDRGRQFKKYVREL encoded by the coding sequence ATGGATCGACGCATTGTAATACTTGGAGCAGGAGAAAGTGGAACCGGAGCTGCCGTCCTTGCAAAAAAACAGGGATTTGACGTATTCGTTACCGATTCCGGAAAAATCAAAGATGTTTACAAGGAAATCCTTTACAATTATGAGATCGAGTGGGAAGAGGGGAAACATACCGAAAGGCATATCCTCAATGCCGATGAAGTGATCAAAAGCCCCGGGATCTCCGAAAAATCAGATATTGTTCTTGCCATCCGCAAAAAAAATATACGGATCATTTCTGAGATTGAATTCGCCGGACGGTACACACAGGCAAAAAAGATATGCATCACCGGCAGCAATGGCAAAACAACTACCACAACCCTTATTCATCACATGCTCAGGAAAGCAGGACTGAATGCGGGACTGGCAGGCAACGTGGGCAAAAGTTTTGCCATGCAGGTGGCCACAGAGAACTATGATTATTATGTGATTGAACTGAGCAGTTTTCAGCTCGACGGGATGTTTGATTTCAAGGCCGATATAGCCATCCTGCTCAATATTACCCCTGACCATCTCGACAGGTACGACTACAACCTGCAGAATTATGTGGATTCGAAATTCAGGATCAGCAGGAATCTTTCGGAAGACGATTTCTTTGTGTACTGTTCTGATGACGAAATCACAATCCGTGAGCTTGAGAGAATTGTTACAAAGGCAAGGCAGTTGGGATTCACACTTAAGGAAACCAGGCAGCAGGGTGCTTACATCGAAGGGGATACAATGAAAATCGAGGTGGAAGACGACGTATTTGAAATGTCGCTTGCAGAACTCGCCCTTAAAGGCAAGCATAACACCTATAATTCAATGGCGGCCGGGATAGCCGGAAGCGTGCTCAAGATCAGAAAGCCGATCATAAGGGAAAGCCTTATGGATTTTGCCGGCGTTGAACACAGGCTTGAGCGGTTCATCAAGGTGCATGGAATAGAATTCATCAATGATTCGAAAGCCACCAATGTGAATTCAACCTGGTATGCTCTTGAAAGCATGACAACCCCGGTTGTGTGGATTGCAGGCGGTACCGATAAAGGAAATGACTATTCGGAAATTCTTGATCTTGTAAAAGAAAAAGTAAAGGCTCTTGTTTGCCTGGGAGTGGATAATACAAAGCTGCACAAGGTATTCGACGGCATCATCCCTGAAATTACGGATACTGCTTCGATGAAAGATGCTGTGCAGGCTGCGTACAGGATGGGAAAGACCGGTGACACCGTACTGCTTTCACCCTGCTGCGCAAGTTTCGACCTGTTCGAAAATTATGAAGACAGGGGCAGGCAGTTTAAAAAGTATGTGAGGGAATTATGA
- the mraY gene encoding phospho-N-acetylmuramoyl-pentapeptide-transferase: MLYYLFSYLERLDVPGAGLFNYISFRSAMAIITSLIISTIYGKKIIGKLQKAQIGETIRDLGLEGQMQKKGTPTMGGLIILLSTVVPVLLFANLKNVYILLMLFITIWLGFVGFVDDYIKVFKKNKQGLRGWFKVFAQIIAGIIVGLTLHFSDAIVARERVLDTAGHPITRIENGADFEKGVITYETREVKSTKVNVPFFKNNEFDYAMLIWFMKDKAPKYAWIVVILAVIFIITFVSNGTNLTDGLDGLAAGTSAIIGVTLGLLAYVSGNIIMSDYLNIMYLPRTGELVVYIAAFIGALVGFLWYNSYPAQVFMGDTGSLAIGGIIAVYAILIRKELLIPVLCGVFVAESLSVVIQVSWFKFTRKRFGEGRRILRMSPLHHHFQKLNYPEPKIVTRFWIIGIFLAIITVVTLKIR, translated from the coding sequence ATGTTATACTACCTGTTCAGCTATCTTGAAAGACTCGATGTGCCGGGTGCAGGACTGTTCAATTACATTTCCTTCAGGTCGGCCATGGCTATAATCACATCGCTGATCATATCGACAATCTATGGCAAAAAAATAATCGGAAAACTGCAGAAAGCCCAGATCGGAGAAACAATTCGTGATCTGGGCCTGGAAGGACAGATGCAGAAGAAAGGCACACCTACAATGGGAGGATTGATTATACTGCTTTCCACCGTTGTACCGGTTCTGCTGTTTGCAAATCTTAAAAATGTGTACATCCTTCTCATGCTTTTCATTACTATTTGGCTCGGATTTGTGGGATTTGTAGATGATTACATCAAAGTATTCAAGAAAAACAAGCAGGGTTTGCGTGGCTGGTTCAAAGTGTTTGCGCAGATAATCGCAGGTATCATTGTAGGACTTACCCTGCATTTCAGCGATGCCATTGTTGCCAGGGAAAGAGTGCTGGATACTGCAGGACATCCCATAACCCGCATTGAAAATGGCGCTGACTTCGAGAAAGGAGTGATCACTTACGAAACCAGGGAAGTAAAATCGACTAAAGTTAACGTTCCGTTTTTCAAGAATAATGAATTTGATTATGCCATGCTGATCTGGTTCATGAAGGATAAAGCACCAAAATATGCATGGATAGTGGTTATCCTGGCGGTCATCTTCATCATAACCTTTGTTTCAAACGGTACAAATCTTACCGACGGGCTTGACGGGCTTGCGGCGGGAACCTCGGCAATTATAGGCGTCACCCTGGGATTGCTGGCCTACGTGTCCGGCAACATCATCATGTCGGATTACCTGAATATTATGTATCTGCCCCGCACCGGCGAGCTGGTTGTGTATATCGCCGCCTTCATCGGGGCGCTTGTAGGCTTTCTTTGGTATAATTCATACCCGGCACAGGTATTCATGGGCGATACCGGAAGCCTTGCCATCGGGGGTATCATTGCTGTATACGCAATCCTTATCCGCAAGGAACTGCTTATTCCTGTTCTTTGCGGGGTTTTTGTTGCCGAAAGCCTTTCGGTTGTGATCCAGGTATCCTGGTTTAAGTTTACCCGGAAGCGTTTTGGCGAAGGAAGGCGCATCCTGAGAATGTCACCTCTGCATCATCATTTCCAGAAACTCAATTATCCAGAGCCCAAGATAGTCACCCGGTTCTGGATCATTGGAATTTTTCTGGCCATCATAACAGTTGTTACCCTTAAAATCCGATAA
- a CDS encoding UDP-N-acetylmuramoyl-L-alanyl-D-glutamate--2,6-diaminopimelate ligase, protein MNKNLGILLNNIDVLRFFGETDITVSGITFDSRKTERDTLFVAVKGSQTDGHDYIEKAIESGARAIICEQLPAKLNPEITFIQVPDSAKALSVAASSFYDNPSCKLKLVGITGTNGKTTTITLLHRLFTLLGYKTGCFTTIRNYIGDRTVEATHTTPDPVQLNRIMNDMVEEGCQYAFMEVSSHSLHQKRVAGLTYTGGIFSNITHDHLDYHKTFDEYIKAKKIFFDTMPAGSFSLINADDKNGRVMVQNTKSSVYYYALRSMADYKARIIESHFNGTLLQIDNTELWTKFLGEFNAYNLLAVYACAMLLGQNKEEVLRLLSNMDTVEGRFQYLRSEEGITAVIDYAHTPDAIVNVLRTISQIRKKEEKVITVVGAGGNRDKTKRPVMAKVAAEMSDKVILTSDNPRNEEPLDILNDMKAGLDKEMLSKTVIQPDRREAIKMAVMLAHPGDIILIAGKGHETYQEIKGVKHHFSDFEEVESIFGLKTKQE, encoded by the coding sequence ATGAATAAGAACCTGGGCATCCTTTTGAATAACATTGATGTACTTCGCTTTTTTGGTGAAACGGATATCACTGTTTCCGGGATTACATTTGATTCCAGGAAAACAGAAAGGGATACCCTTTTTGTTGCTGTTAAGGGAAGCCAGACTGACGGTCATGATTACATAGAAAAGGCCATTGAATCAGGTGCCAGGGCGATCATCTGTGAGCAACTGCCCGCCAAACTTAATCCGGAGATCACCTTTATCCAGGTTCCGGATTCTGCAAAAGCTCTTTCGGTGGCAGCGTCTTCATTTTACGATAATCCCTCATGCAAGCTTAAGCTGGTGGGAATTACAGGTACCAACGGCAAAACTACCACCATCACATTGCTTCACAGGCTATTCACCTTGTTGGGTTATAAAACAGGATGCTTCACAACAATCCGGAATTACATAGGCGACAGAACGGTTGAAGCCACTCACACCACTCCGGATCCCGTGCAACTGAACCGCATAATGAACGACATGGTTGAAGAAGGCTGTCAATACGCATTTATGGAGGTAAGCTCACATTCGCTCCATCAGAAGCGGGTGGCCGGCCTTACATACACCGGAGGCATATTCTCAAACATAACACATGATCATCTCGATTATCATAAAACCTTTGATGAGTATATAAAGGCCAAAAAGATATTTTTCGATACCATGCCTGCCGGTAGTTTTTCGCTGATTAACGCCGACGATAAGAATGGCCGGGTTATGGTACAGAACACAAAATCGTCGGTGTACTATTATGCGCTGCGTTCAATGGCCGATTATAAAGCCAGGATCATTGAAAGTCATTTCAATGGTACGCTGCTGCAGATTGATAATACGGAACTCTGGACCAAATTCCTTGGCGAATTCAATGCTTATAATCTTCTGGCTGTGTATGCCTGCGCCATGTTACTTGGCCAGAACAAGGAAGAGGTACTCCGCTTACTGAGCAATATGGATACCGTGGAAGGCCGGTTTCAATATCTGCGGTCAGAAGAAGGCATCACCGCAGTGATTGATTATGCTCACACCCCCGACGCCATTGTGAATGTTTTGAGGACCATTTCACAGATCAGGAAGAAGGAAGAAAAGGTGATCACGGTTGTGGGTGCAGGCGGAAACCGCGACAAAACCAAACGACCGGTTATGGCAAAGGTTGCCGCTGAAATGAGTGATAAAGTGATTCTCACTTCTGATAATCCCAGGAACGAAGAACCGCTGGATATCCTCAATGATATGAAAGCAGGCCTCGACAAAGAGATGCTTTCAAAAACTGTTATCCAACCCGATCGCAGGGAAGCCATAAAAATGGCTGTAATGCTTGCGCATCCGGGCGACATAATACTTATTGCGGGCAAGGGCCATGAAACTTACCAGGAAATCAAAGGAGTGAAACATCATTTCAGCGATTTTGAGGAGGTAGAATCAATTTTCGGATTAAAAACAAAACAAGAGTAA
- a CDS encoding penicillin-binding protein → MSVKKEILLRVAIVYLLFLIAGLVIIGRVLYLQFFQKDMWMGKANDFALKTMNIEADRGSIYASDGRLLACSVPYYEVRFDAGCENLTDRYFYKNVDSLALCLSKLFGDKPKSEYKRALINARQQKKRYYLIKSSVNYIQLKQIKNFPVFRLGRYKGGLVYMQENRRIRPHQNLAARLIGYTSKDINGNVVGIEGAYNDQLAGTQGVRLMQRLAGNVWMPMNDRNEIEPKDGRDIITTIDVNLQDVAQNALLEQLMAQGARYGTAVVMEVKTGEIKAMVNLGLNEDGYYGEVQNYAISESVDPGSTFKLPALIAALEDGVVSLEDTIDTGDGTFKYYDKIIRDDNHENGGYGKISVEQVFEKSSNVGMAKIITGAYKQNPGKFIDRLYAMRLNEKLGIEIKGEGQPQIRYPGDKLWSGISLAMIAHGYELRITPLQTLTFYNAIANNGKMVKPKFVKEIRYHGKLVRRFDTEVLESSVCSRSTLKKVKKVLEGVVESGTAKNLKNPQIKIAGKTGTNQIYNKKYGYKSSSEVSYQASFVGYFPADDPMYSCIVVVNSPSKNVYYGNMVAGPVFLEIAKKVYATSVAMHPMVASADSLDVPYTKTGNRKELRSVVRELDIPVENDRIKTDWVNTEKKPESVVFTRHSVIDGLVPNVVSMGAKDAVYLLENAGLHVRLLGRGSVRSQSISPGTRIIKGEQIVLEMTRI, encoded by the coding sequence ATGTCGGTTAAGAAAGAAATATTGTTGAGAGTGGCAATCGTGTATCTGCTTTTCCTGATCGCAGGCCTTGTTATAATAGGACGCGTTCTGTACCTGCAGTTCTTTCAAAAGGATATGTGGATGGGAAAGGCAAACGACTTTGCACTTAAAACAATGAATATTGAAGCTGACCGTGGAAGCATATATGCTTCCGACGGCCGGTTGCTGGCATGCTCTGTACCGTATTACGAAGTGCGCTTTGATGCGGGTTGTGAGAATCTGACTGACAGGTATTTCTATAAAAACGTGGATTCGCTGGCGCTTTGCCTTTCAAAACTATTCGGCGATAAGCCAAAGTCGGAATACAAAAGAGCGCTCATCAATGCCCGTCAGCAGAAAAAGCGCTATTACCTCATAAAAAGCAGTGTCAATTATATTCAGTTAAAACAGATAAAGAATTTTCCTGTTTTCAGGCTTGGAAGATATAAGGGAGGTCTTGTTTATATGCAGGAGAACCGGCGGATAAGACCTCATCAGAACCTGGCTGCACGACTGATCGGTTATACTTCAAAAGATATAAACGGCAATGTAGTGGGTATTGAAGGAGCTTACAACGATCAGTTAGCAGGCACACAGGGTGTGAGGCTGATGCAGCGGCTTGCGGGTAATGTGTGGATGCCGATGAACGACAGGAATGAGATTGAACCTAAGGATGGACGCGATATCATTACAACTATCGATGTGAACCTTCAGGATGTGGCCCAAAATGCCCTCCTTGAGCAGCTTATGGCACAGGGAGCCCGTTATGGAACTGCAGTTGTAATGGAGGTGAAAACCGGTGAAATTAAAGCCATGGTAAACCTGGGCCTCAATGAAGACGGTTACTATGGAGAAGTTCAGAATTATGCTATAAGCGAAAGTGTGGATCCGGGTTCCACTTTCAAACTGCCTGCCCTGATCGCAGCCCTTGAAGACGGCGTTGTAAGTCTTGAAGACACCATTGACACCGGTGATGGTACGTTCAAATATTATGATAAAATCATCCGTGACGATAATCACGAGAATGGCGGGTATGGCAAAATTTCAGTGGAACAGGTATTCGAGAAGAGCTCAAACGTGGGTATGGCTAAGATCATTACAGGAGCCTATAAGCAGAACCCGGGCAAATTTATTGACAGGCTCTATGCCATGCGACTGAATGAAAAGCTGGGAATTGAAATCAAAGGTGAAGGACAGCCGCAGATCCGTTACCCGGGCGACAAGCTCTGGTCGGGCATTTCACTTGCAATGATCGCTCACGGTTACGAACTCAGGATTACACCTCTGCAAACGCTTACATTCTATAATGCCATTGCCAATAACGGTAAAATGGTAAAACCGAAATTTGTGAAGGAAATCCGTTACCATGGCAAACTTGTAAGACGTTTCGACACAGAGGTACTTGAATCATCCGTTTGTTCGAGATCGACACTTAAGAAAGTCAAAAAAGTTCTCGAAGGTGTAGTGGAATCAGGTACGGCCAAAAACCTTAAAAACCCGCAGATAAAAATCGCAGGAAAAACTGGGACAAACCAGATTTATAATAAAAAATACGGTTATAAATCAAGTTCTGAGGTGAGTTACCAGGCTTCGTTTGTGGGCTATTTTCCGGCAGATGATCCGATGTACTCATGCATTGTTGTTGTGAATTCGCCCTCAAAAAACGTCTACTACGGCAATATGGTTGCCGGGCCGGTGTTTCTTGAAATCGCGAAGAAAGTGTATGCAACTTCTGTTGCGATGCATCCGATGGTTGCCAGCGCTGACTCCTTAGATGTTCCCTATACAAAAACAGGAAACAGGAAAGAATTGCGTTCGGTAGTTCGTGAACTTGACATTCCGGTTGAAAACGACAGGATAAAGACCGATTGGGTAAATACGGAGAAAAAGCCCGAGTCGGTCGTATTTACAAGACACAGCGTGATAGATGGATTGGTTCCCAATGTGGTTTCGATGGGAGCCAAAGATGCTGTTTACCTGCTTGAAAATGCAGGATTACATGTTCGTCTGCTTGGTCGCGGAAGCGTAAGAAGTCAGTCGATTTCCCCCGGAACACGCATCATCAAAGGGGAACAAATTGTATTGGAAATGACAAGAATCTGA
- a CDS encoding FtsL-like putative cell division protein, giving the protein MKRNNNDIELTYESDFLPEPNETEGSQDEFTSTAPADKAEKEAPPEPKRKKVRVKEIIDGTFLVRENMIRQLPYVLFLTFLGILYIANRFHAERMVRQIDELKVEVDNLRSEQITTTSELMNISRPSQVSALVQSKGLGLKESMEPPKKLKR; this is encoded by the coding sequence ATGAAAAGGAACAATAACGATATTGAATTAACCTACGAATCGGATTTTCTGCCTGAGCCGAATGAAACAGAAGGTTCCCAGGATGAATTCACTTCGACGGCCCCGGCTGATAAAGCGGAAAAAGAAGCTCCGCCCGAACCGAAAAGAAAAAAGGTAAGGGTTAAAGAAATCATTGACGGGACATTCCTTGTGCGCGAAAACATGATCAGGCAATTGCCTTACGTGCTTTTCCTAACATTCCTGGGCATACTGTATATAGCCAACCGGTTTCATGCCGAACGGATGGTGAGACAGATTGATGAACTCAAAGTGGAAGTGGATAATTTGCGTTCGGAACAAATTACAACCACTTCTGAATTAATGAATATAAGCCGTCCTTCACAGGTGTCGGCACTGGTGCAGTCGAAGGGACTGGGTTTAAAAGAATCGATGGAACCTCCCAAAAAGCTGAAGAGATAA